The Saccharomonospora glauca K62 genome has a segment encoding these proteins:
- a CDS encoding polymorphic toxin-type HINT domain-containing protein yields the protein MDEHGRLLNPAVHGLWGEAPGWYHAEDLDAGDWLRTPTGEKVRVVDVRTYTATTQVHNLTINGVHTYYVLAGTAPVLVHNKGGKPAADDFNQARNQALDWLIPRGFKAEKVTLGKFGAIKGRPVGMQTVNGKVGFRIEFDERSGAHINVWAGKEKGPHFQFDATEKTVTKLQRLHGCG from the coding sequence GTGGATGAGCACGGTCGTCTCCTCAACCCAGCCGTGCACGGCCTGTGGGGCGAAGCCCCGGGCTGGTACCACGCCGAAGACCTCGATGCCGGAGATTGGCTGCGTACCCCCACCGGTGAGAAGGTCCGGGTCGTCGACGTCCGCACCTACACCGCCACAACCCAGGTCCACAACCTCACCATCAACGGTGTCCACACGTATTATGTGCTGGCGGGGACTGCGCCAGTATTGGTGCATAATAAGGGTGGCAAGCCTGCCGCCGATGACTTCAATCAAGCGCGAAACCAGGCTTTAGATTGGCTGATTCCGCGTGGGTTCAAAGCCGAGAAGGTTACGCTTGGAAAGTTCGGCGCCATCAAGGGTAGGCCGGTCGGAATGCAGACAGTGAATGGAAAAGTCGGGTTTCGGATCGAGTTCGACGAGCGGAGTGGGGCTCACATAAATGTATGGGCAGGAAAGGAAAAGGGGCCACACTTCCAGTTCGATGCTACCGAAAAAACTGTGACGAAGCTTCAACGCCTGCATGGATGTGGCTAA
- a CDS encoding RHS repeat-associated core domain-containing protein yields the protein MSRFAKRGLILVLGVSLLGSLTPAVAAPPGIDTDQKLPPLQRERSVPGEPVTVAPLPESETAKKAIEAMPRPVWPGNDNAVVDLAAARTASRSEDEQAPEYRRAGELPVLVGLSAKDGAVAAASSESAKVEVETFDQDTAADVGLRGLLLRVSDAGGTAGDTVSVRVDYSKFAAAYGANYGSRLKLTRLPECALKTPDEAECRAGEPIETVNDERNGTVTADVALPEAKESGVLLAVAADAESSAGSFTATSLSPSSSWSAGGSGGAFNFSYPLVMPPSPGGKAPNVSLQYSSASLDGRTSTTNNQASVVGDGWELSAGGYIERQYTACSQDLNGNQGTRETGDLCWASDNATMMLGGVSTELVRDEKTGRWRPKSDDGSRIERLFGADNGDNNGEYWKVTTKDGTQYFLGMNRMPGWKEGDPETSSAWTVPVFGNHAGEPCHAESYADSWCRQAWRWNLDYSIDPQGNVTTFYYKAESNYYGRNLDADAGTRYVRGGYLDRIEYGLRSDDFFGDAAARVRFTMAERCLPSIGVNCGPDELTEDTAESWPDVPFDRICAADESCEYRTSPSFFTRKRLTKITTQVNRASGWHDVDSWTLRQSFPESGDGLAPALWLAGIKRTGHVGGTESVPEMVFGGHSLQNRVDADEGIAPLTRYRLTDIRNETGGHIEIKYSGPECVRGENMPDKPETNTMRCYPVWWSPEHAPEPMLDWFHKYVVTAVTEDDRTGGSALRKTTYEYLGGAAWRFDDRDFLKSEHRTWSSWRGYGRVRTVVGEPGTTQSVTETLYLRGMDDDTLPGGKKRDVWVEDSEGGRIEDHDRLAGFARETLQYDGEEVVSASVTDPWLHGPTAVDGDDEAYALAVAEVRGRELVEDGTWRRTKVSRTYDEHGLVTQIDDAGDVAVEGDEKCTRTSYVRNTDAWMLNYVSRSREVALPCSAGEGEGNDVISDVRNLYDGQEFGAAPTRGEITTVQRWDGEQYRTVAETTYDVYGRITSRTDASGATTSIDYVPDTGATTQVVTTNPLGHTSTTELEPAWGEPLVETGPNGERSEAVYDPLGRLVKAWLPGQDRGKGDPANVEYEYHYRTDAATVVATHSLRQDGGYNTSYTFYDGFLRERQSQLPAAGDNKEVPSDPRDDEDFAGAPGGRIVTDTWYDSRGLAWKVNDAYFNDEPPSDALLGVGDEAVPHQTITEFDALERPTAVIFRKLGEEQWRTTTTYGGDRVHIDPPDGETPTTVIRNAQGEMVERRQYHGDEPSGEFDTTTYTYTPRGELESVTDPAGNTWSYSYDVLGRKISSHDPDSGTTTYVYDELDQLISTTDARGRTLAYTYDELGRRTAMFEGGPDGTKIAEWTYDTLKKGLPTASTRFVDGHAYTTKVASYDEQNRVTSEQVIIPEVEDELAGTYTFRTRYFSNSDLVEAYSMPAAGGLDSEAIGYEYNELGLPTKTHGWEVYAQEHLYSPYGETLRLTIGEGGRRAWVTNYFTEGTRRLDQTVLDRNTDTGYRVADRHYSYDPAGNITSIANTPKDGPRDVQCFSYDYLRRLASAHTPASGDCETEPSVAGLGGTAPYWMEFTYDKAGNRLSEVRHEAEGDTTRTYEYPSAGQAQPHTLTAVTQEGPGGTSRDEFAYDAVGNTVSRTVAGDTQELEWNTENRVERVEYADGSQSSYVYDADGNRLLTKDPKRTVLFLPGMELTLDVESGEVTAKRFYEHAGTTVAVRSSVGGLTMLFGDHQGTATESIESEPELSVSRRYFTPFGAPRGERPESWPTDHGFVGGTRDVSGLTHLGAREYDPTLGRFISVDPIMDLTDPQQMHGYAYSNNSPVTFSDPSGLLWGAACGPDGILCGRPAGMDRRDYIETRSYWMRKRGDSPAVVRSFQRLAWKSYAPHIAREQVLAERGISAAEYEEMRALANSKQSFFDYVLAQLPELAADLTGLSDVQDCFSGSLGSCVAAIIGAIPVSKLRYAGKIFDAVSDAFKWRARVKAARRSFPELEGEIRAEQAKLTSCLGGNSFVPGTLVLLADGSTKPVEEVGLGDRVVATDPETGETASQKVVATIVGHGEKDLVEVTVDVDGEAGDAVSTLVATAEHPFWVDEHGRLLNPAVHGLWGEAPGWYDAEDLDPGDQLRTPDGEKVRVVDVRTYTATTTVHNLTINGVHTYHVVVGGRAVLTHNDNCPRAFVKYEDITKGKSIPNRLTDVDHNEVDKNLIESGWSRQPSKDGKVYIYTKDGDKYILREHANSHEGWNLDRFASGKKTVKIRLGGEN from the coding sequence GTGAGCCGGTTCGCCAAGCGTGGTTTGATCCTGGTGCTCGGCGTGTCACTGCTGGGCTCGTTGACCCCGGCAGTGGCAGCTCCGCCGGGAATCGACACCGACCAAAAACTCCCGCCACTGCAACGGGAACGCTCCGTGCCCGGAGAACCGGTGACGGTGGCTCCGTTGCCGGAGAGCGAGACGGCGAAGAAGGCCATCGAGGCGATGCCTCGACCGGTGTGGCCGGGAAACGACAACGCCGTGGTGGACCTCGCCGCCGCCCGAACGGCTTCCCGAAGCGAGGACGAGCAAGCACCGGAATACCGTCGAGCCGGCGAGCTCCCCGTCCTGGTGGGACTGTCGGCCAAGGACGGTGCCGTCGCGGCCGCGAGTTCCGAATCGGCCAAGGTCGAGGTCGAGACCTTCGACCAGGACACCGCGGCGGACGTGGGTTTGCGGGGCCTGCTGCTTCGAGTGTCCGACGCCGGGGGCACGGCCGGGGACACGGTGTCCGTCCGGGTCGACTACTCCAAGTTCGCGGCGGCCTACGGGGCGAACTACGGATCGCGACTGAAGTTGACGCGGTTGCCGGAGTGTGCTCTGAAGACCCCCGACGAGGCGGAGTGCCGAGCGGGTGAGCCGATCGAGACCGTCAACGACGAGCGAAACGGCACGGTGACGGCCGACGTCGCCCTTCCCGAGGCGAAGGAGTCCGGTGTCCTCCTGGCCGTGGCGGCGGACGCCGAGTCGTCGGCGGGGTCGTTCACCGCGACCTCGCTTTCGCCCTCCTCGTCGTGGTCTGCCGGGGGCTCCGGCGGGGCGTTCAACTTCTCCTATCCGTTGGTGATGCCGCCGTCCCCCGGTGGGAAAGCGCCGAACGTGTCGCTGCAGTACTCGTCCGCGTCACTGGACGGCCGCACCAGCACGACCAACAACCAGGCCTCGGTGGTCGGTGACGGGTGGGAACTTTCCGCCGGCGGCTACATCGAGCGCCAGTACACGGCGTGTTCGCAGGACTTGAACGGCAACCAGGGGACGCGCGAGACCGGCGATCTGTGTTGGGCCAGCGACAACGCGACCATGATGTTGGGTGGCGTGTCGACCGAGCTGGTCCGTGACGAGAAGACCGGCCGGTGGCGCCCCAAGTCGGACGACGGTTCGCGCATCGAGCGATTGTTCGGCGCCGACAACGGCGACAACAACGGTGAGTATTGGAAGGTCACCACCAAGGACGGCACCCAGTACTTCCTGGGCATGAACCGGATGCCGGGGTGGAAGGAAGGCGACCCGGAGACCTCCTCGGCGTGGACCGTCCCGGTGTTCGGTAACCACGCGGGCGAGCCGTGCCACGCCGAGAGCTACGCCGATTCCTGGTGTCGGCAGGCGTGGCGTTGGAATCTCGACTACAGCATCGATCCACAGGGCAACGTCACGACCTTCTACTACAAGGCCGAGTCCAACTACTACGGGCGCAATCTGGACGCCGACGCCGGTACCAGGTATGTGCGCGGTGGATACCTCGATCGAATCGAGTACGGTCTGCGTAGTGACGACTTCTTCGGCGATGCCGCCGCGCGGGTGCGGTTCACGATGGCCGAGCGGTGTCTGCCGAGTATCGGAGTGAACTGTGGACCGGACGAACTCACCGAGGACACCGCGGAGTCGTGGCCGGATGTCCCGTTCGACCGCATCTGTGCCGCGGACGAATCGTGTGAGTACCGCACTTCCCCGTCGTTCTTCACCCGCAAGCGCCTGACCAAGATCACCACGCAGGTGAACAGGGCATCCGGGTGGCACGACGTCGACTCCTGGACCCTGCGGCAGTCGTTCCCCGAGTCCGGTGATGGCCTGGCGCCGGCGCTGTGGTTGGCGGGAATCAAGCGGACCGGCCATGTCGGCGGCACGGAGTCGGTTCCGGAGATGGTGTTCGGCGGGCACTCGCTGCAGAACCGTGTCGACGCCGACGAGGGCATCGCTCCGTTGACCCGGTACCGGCTGACCGACATCCGCAACGAAACCGGCGGTCACATCGAAATCAAGTACTCCGGGCCGGAGTGTGTGCGCGGCGAGAACATGCCGGACAAGCCGGAGACCAACACCATGCGGTGTTATCCGGTGTGGTGGTCGCCTGAGCACGCACCCGAACCGATGTTGGACTGGTTCCACAAGTACGTGGTCACGGCGGTGACCGAGGACGATCGCACCGGCGGGTCGGCACTCCGGAAAACGACGTACGAGTACCTGGGCGGAGCCGCGTGGCGGTTCGACGACCGTGATTTCCTCAAGTCCGAACACCGCACCTGGTCGTCGTGGCGGGGGTACGGACGGGTCCGCACCGTCGTCGGGGAACCGGGCACCACACAGTCGGTCACCGAGACCCTGTACCTGCGCGGCATGGACGACGACACCCTGCCGGGCGGCAAGAAGCGTGACGTGTGGGTCGAGGACTCCGAAGGCGGACGCATCGAGGACCACGATCGGCTCGCGGGGTTCGCACGAGAGACGTTGCAGTACGACGGCGAGGAGGTGGTGTCGGCCTCGGTGACCGATCCGTGGCTGCACGGACCGACCGCCGTCGACGGTGACGACGAGGCCTACGCGCTCGCCGTGGCCGAGGTTCGGGGACGCGAGCTTGTGGAGGACGGTACGTGGCGCCGTACCAAGGTGTCCCGCACCTACGACGAGCACGGCTTGGTCACCCAGATCGACGACGCCGGAGACGTGGCTGTCGAGGGTGACGAGAAATGCACGCGTACCAGCTATGTGCGGAACACCGACGCCTGGATGCTGAACTACGTCTCGCGGTCGCGGGAGGTCGCGTTGCCGTGTTCGGCGGGCGAGGGCGAGGGCAACGACGTCATCAGCGACGTCCGCAACCTCTACGACGGACAGGAGTTCGGCGCGGCACCGACGCGCGGCGAGATCACGACCGTCCAACGGTGGGACGGCGAGCAGTACCGGACGGTCGCCGAAACGACCTACGACGTCTACGGGAGGATCACCTCCCGCACCGACGCGTCGGGAGCGACGACGAGCATCGACTACGTGCCCGACACGGGGGCGACGACGCAGGTCGTCACGACGAACCCCCTCGGACACACCTCCACGACCGAACTGGAACCGGCGTGGGGCGAACCCCTGGTCGAGACGGGGCCGAACGGCGAGCGCAGCGAGGCCGTCTACGACCCGCTGGGTCGGCTGGTGAAGGCGTGGCTACCCGGACAGGACAGGGGCAAGGGCGATCCGGCGAACGTCGAGTACGAGTACCACTACCGCACCGACGCCGCGACGGTGGTCGCCACTCACTCGCTCCGGCAGGACGGCGGATACAACACCTCCTACACCTTCTACGACGGCTTCCTTCGCGAACGCCAGAGTCAACTTCCGGCAGCCGGGGACAACAAGGAAGTCCCGTCCGATCCCCGTGACGACGAGGACTTCGCGGGCGCTCCCGGCGGACGGATCGTCACCGACACGTGGTACGACTCGCGCGGCCTGGCGTGGAAGGTCAACGACGCCTACTTCAACGACGAACCACCCAGCGACGCTCTGTTGGGGGTGGGTGACGAGGCGGTACCTCACCAGACGATCACCGAGTTCGACGCCTTGGAACGGCCGACCGCGGTGATCTTCCGCAAGCTCGGTGAGGAGCAGTGGCGCACCACCACCACGTACGGCGGCGACCGGGTACACATCGATCCGCCCGACGGGGAAACACCGACCACGGTGATCCGTAACGCCCAGGGCGAGATGGTCGAGCGTCGGCAGTACCACGGTGACGAGCCCAGCGGTGAGTTCGACACCACGACCTACACCTACACCCCACGCGGTGAGCTGGAGTCGGTGACCGACCCGGCGGGCAACACCTGGAGCTACTCCTACGACGTGTTGGGGCGCAAGATTTCCTCGCACGACCCCGACAGCGGCACCACGACGTACGTCTACGACGAACTCGACCAGCTGATCTCCACGACCGACGCACGCGGGAGGACGCTGGCCTACACCTACGACGAGTTGGGCCGCCGGACCGCGATGTTCGAGGGCGGCCCGGACGGCACCAAGATCGCGGAGTGGACCTACGACACCCTGAAGAAGGGGTTGCCCACGGCCTCCACCCGGTTCGTCGACGGACACGCCTACACCACCAAGGTCGCCAGTTACGACGAGCAGAACCGGGTCACCAGTGAACAGGTGATCATCCCCGAGGTCGAGGACGAACTCGCGGGCACGTACACCTTCCGCACCAGGTACTTCTCGAACTCCGACCTGGTGGAGGCGTACTCGATGCCGGCGGCGGGGGGTCTGGATTCCGAGGCGATCGGCTACGAGTACAACGAGTTGGGACTGCCGACCAAGACCCACGGTTGGGAGGTCTACGCCCAGGAGCACCTGTACTCCCCGTACGGGGAGACGCTGCGGCTGACGATCGGCGAAGGTGGCCGGCGGGCGTGGGTGACGAATTACTTCACCGAGGGCACGCGCCGGCTCGACCAGACCGTCCTGGACCGGAACACCGATACCGGTTACCGGGTCGCGGATCGGCACTACTCCTACGACCCGGCGGGCAACATCACCAGCATCGCCAACACGCCCAAGGACGGGCCGCGAGATGTGCAGTGCTTCTCCTACGACTACCTGCGGCGATTGGCCTCGGCGCATACGCCCGCCTCGGGTGACTGCGAGACGGAGCCGAGTGTCGCGGGGCTCGGTGGGACGGCGCCGTACTGGATGGAGTTCACCTACGACAAGGCCGGTAACCGGTTGTCGGAGGTCCGGCACGAGGCCGAGGGCGACACGACTCGGACCTACGAGTATCCGTCGGCGGGGCAGGCGCAGCCGCACACGTTGACGGCGGTGACGCAGGAGGGCCCCGGCGGGACGTCGCGGGACGAGTTCGCCTACGACGCGGTGGGCAACACGGTCTCGCGCACGGTTGCCGGGGACACGCAGGAACTGGAGTGGAACACCGAGAACCGCGTGGAGCGCGTGGAGTATGCGGACGGGTCTCAGAGTTCGTATGTGTACGACGCCGACGGCAACCGGCTGCTGACGAAGGATCCCAAGCGGACGGTGTTGTTCCTGCCCGGCATGGAACTGACGCTGGACGTCGAATCGGGTGAGGTCACGGCCAAGCGCTTCTACGAGCACGCGGGCACGACGGTGGCGGTGCGGTCGTCGGTCGGCGGGCTGACGATGCTGTTCGGCGATCACCAGGGCACGGCGACGGAGTCGATCGAATCCGAGCCGGAATTGTCGGTGTCACGGCGATACTTCACACCGTTCGGCGCTCCGCGGGGCGAGCGTCCGGAGTCGTGGCCGACGGATCACGGGTTCGTCGGTGGAACCCGTGATGTGTCGGGTTTGACGCATTTGGGGGCGCGGGAGTACGACCCGACGCTGGGGCGGTTCATCTCGGTGGATCCGATCATGGATTTGACGGATCCGCAGCAGATGCACGGGTATGCGTATTCGAACAACTCGCCGGTGACGTTCAGTGATCCGTCGGGGTTGTTGTGGGGCGCGGCGTGTGGTCCGGACGGGATTCTGTGTGGCAGGCCGGCCGGGATGGATCGCCGGGACTACATCGAGACGCGGTCGTATTGGATGCGGAAGCGCGGTGATTCGCCGGCGGTGGTGCGCAGTTTCCAGCGGCTGGCGTGGAAGTCGTATGCGCCGCATATCGCGCGTGAGCAGGTGTTGGCGGAGAGGGGGATCAGCGCCGCCGAGTACGAGGAGATGCGGGCGCTGGCCAATTCGAAGCAAAGCTTCTTCGACTATGTCTTGGCGCAGTTGCCGGAGTTGGCTGCGGATCTGACGGGTTTGTCGGATGTTCAGGATTGTTTTTCGGGGAGTCTGGGTTCGTGTGTCGCGGCGATCATCGGTGCGATTCCGGTGTCGAAGTTGCGGTATGCGGGCAAGATCTTCGATGCGGTGTCGGATGCGTTCAAGTGGCGGGCCAGGGTCAAGGCCGCTCGGCGGAGTTTCCCGGAGCTTGAGGGTGAGATTCGGGCTGAGCAGGCCAAGCTGACGAGTTGTCTTGGGGGGAACAGTTTCGTCCCGGGCACTCTGGTGTTGCTGGCCGACGGCTCAACCAAGCCGGTTGAGGAGGTTGGGCTGGGGGATCGGGTGGTGGCCACTGATCCCGAGACGGGGGAGACCGCCTCGCAGAAGGTGGTGGCCACGATCGTCGGCCATGGTGAGAAGGATTTGGTGGAGGTCACCGTCGATGTCGACGGTGAGGCCGGGGATGCGGTGTCCACGCTCGTCGCGACCGCGGAGCATCCGTTCTGGGTGGATGAGCACGGTCGTCTCCTCAACCCAGCCGTGCACGGCCTGTGGGGCGAAGCCCCGGGGTGGTACGACGCCGAAGACCTCGATCCCGGAGACCAACTCCGCACCCCTGACGGTGAGAAGGTCCGGGTCGTCGACGTCCGCACCTACACCGCCACAACCACGGTCCACAACCTCACCATCAACGGTGTCCACACCTACCATGTGGTAGTAGGCGGCCGGGCCGTCCTCACACACAACGACAACTGTCCACGTGCCTTCGTTAAATATGAGGACATAACAAAAGGAAAAAGTATTCCTAATAGGCTTACGGATGTCGATCATAACGAGGTCGACAAGAACTTGATTGAATCCGGGTGGAGTAGGCAGCCATCCAAAGATGGTAAGGTTTACATCTACACTAAAGACGGTGATAAGTACATTCTTCGCGAGCATGCAAACAGTCATGAAGGATGGAATTTGGATCGCTTTGCATCCGGCAAAAAAACCGTGAAGATCAGACTAGGGGGTGAGAATTAA
- a CDS encoding LamG-like jellyroll fold domain-containing protein produces the protein MGVRSVAVSVVLAVVATLVVLVPAARAEESVEVMSATARAQAEGKPVRVEEETTETVEVLANPDGTFTWRQSLTPQRVKRDGKWRSIDTTWERGDDGVVRTVATPVALTLSPGGSTEPLVVASKDGYEVGLKWRGELPEPILDGPVATYPDVLPDVDLVVTANPEGFGQVLKIKTREAAEHPELEEITYGSHVRNVTVSGDADGLEARDAEGRVKFVGDASRMWDSSGTNASGEVVAPPASAEQATMSADVSGDEITVRPDRAFLTDPDTRYPVFVDPSYNWAGRTNHHVVVQSGYPEERNYDKRTGDLNDLKVGNAGDASGISRSYVELDLSGVKGKRINEATLRTRVRHSHGCSGGGTELWLTESISRSTTWNDQPSWNSKLADFNVHNNVQYCPSQGGVDIKLTNTVKGAVANGRSELTFMLKAVDTSRASWRRFDLDPVLEVEYNSYPNKPTEMSMQGGLVECATSPERPAVPTKTPRLRARVSDPDRGMLEAGFRLLVGVGSEATWDGDEIVTGNVPSGSFAEVTVKDGMITEDGLYTWRLRSTDGQLTSWSDDCEFEVDTVAPDTPTVTSEDYPYDTPAGGLGQTGDFLLAVEDGTDVDHFLYSFTEDQTDDPQTRVPAQDGQAWIRWTPTLDGPQTLFVRSVDRAGNRSEIYRYKVFVRAHDPLTSGLTGHWKLDGDLADESAQGRTLSAEGAPVLDAPGYENSAALLDGATDWLWEPTGVDTAESFSVAAWVKPSTAEGNRTIVSQDGEHVSGFQLQSTSNGEWAFAMFGEDAVGGGDVHSRVRSSQRVEPEVWTHVAGVYDAAAQQLRLYVDGRPAGVRAHSGAWTASGPLAIGRALWSDNHVDHFSGSIDEVRVYDRVLTNSEVALLAQQAVLRAHYAMEEGSGTTTRDEVTGQEAVFHGAASWEVGEFTSVRLSYDQTDWQYLSAPRPDIRTDKSYTVAAWVKADDLTRQEAAVSMGDAEYTPFSLGYRIDTGRWSMAVTCPESKGCERGGGVASSVERPRADEWVHLTGVYDAQKREVRLYINGRFAGKATDVHSWNNSGELLIGRTVWTGLPADPWYGAVDEVRVFAGVPSDGEIFQLSFR, from the coding sequence GTGGGAGTGCGGTCGGTCGCCGTTTCGGTGGTACTCGCTGTCGTCGCCACACTGGTGGTCCTCGTTCCCGCGGCTCGTGCGGAAGAGTCGGTCGAGGTGATGTCCGCGACGGCACGGGCGCAAGCGGAAGGGAAGCCCGTCCGTGTCGAGGAGGAGACCACCGAGACGGTCGAGGTGCTGGCCAATCCGGACGGCACCTTCACCTGGCGGCAGAGCCTCACTCCGCAACGCGTGAAGCGGGACGGGAAGTGGCGTTCCATCGACACGACCTGGGAGCGTGGCGACGACGGTGTCGTTCGCACGGTCGCGACACCGGTGGCCCTCACCTTGTCACCGGGCGGTTCGACCGAGCCGTTGGTGGTCGCCTCGAAGGACGGCTACGAGGTGGGTCTGAAGTGGCGGGGAGAATTACCCGAGCCCATTTTGGACGGTCCCGTCGCCACGTATCCGGACGTGCTGCCGGACGTCGATCTCGTCGTCACGGCGAATCCCGAAGGCTTCGGCCAAGTCCTGAAGATCAAGACACGAGAAGCCGCCGAGCATCCGGAACTGGAGGAGATCACCTACGGCTCCCACGTCCGCAACGTGACGGTGAGCGGTGATGCCGACGGCTTGGAGGCGAGGGACGCCGAGGGAAGGGTGAAGTTCGTCGGAGACGCCTCGCGGATGTGGGACTCCTCCGGTACCAACGCCTCCGGTGAGGTCGTCGCTCCCCCGGCCTCCGCCGAGCAGGCCACGATGAGCGCGGACGTGTCCGGCGACGAGATCACCGTGCGGCCGGATCGGGCTTTCCTCACCGACCCGGACACCCGGTACCCCGTGTTCGTCGACCCCAGTTACAACTGGGCCGGCAGGACGAATCACCACGTCGTTGTCCAGAGTGGATATCCAGAAGAGCGGAACTACGACAAACGCACCGGTGACCTGAACGATCTGAAGGTCGGCAACGCCGGTGACGCCTCGGGAATCTCCCGCTCCTACGTCGAGCTCGACCTTTCCGGTGTGAAGGGCAAACGCATCAACGAGGCCACCCTTCGCACCAGGGTGAGACACTCCCACGGCTGTTCCGGAGGCGGAACCGAGCTTTGGCTGACGGAGTCGATCTCGCGCAGCACCACGTGGAACGATCAGCCGAGCTGGAACTCGAAGCTCGCCGACTTCAACGTCCACAACAACGTCCAGTACTGCCCGAGCCAGGGCGGCGTCGACATCAAATTGACGAACACCGTCAAGGGAGCCGTGGCCAACGGCAGGTCCGAGCTGACCTTCATGCTCAAGGCGGTGGACACGTCCCGAGCAAGTTGGCGGCGCTTCGACCTCGATCCCGTGCTGGAGGTCGAATACAACTCCTACCCGAACAAGCCCACGGAGATGTCCATGCAGGGTGGGCTCGTCGAGTGCGCGACGAGTCCCGAACGTCCGGCGGTTCCGACCAAAACTCCCCGCCTGCGGGCCCGTGTCTCCGATCCCGACCGAGGAATGCTCGAGGCCGGATTCCGGTTGCTCGTGGGGGTCGGTTCGGAAGCCACCTGGGACGGTGACGAGATCGTCACCGGAAACGTCCCGTCCGGCTCGTTCGCCGAGGTGACGGTGAAGGACGGCATGATCACCGAGGACGGCCTGTACACGTGGCGACTCCGGTCCACGGACGGACAGCTGACGTCGTGGTCGGACGACTGCGAGTTCGAGGTGGACACGGTGGCTCCGGACACACCGACCGTGACGTCCGAGGACTACCCGTACGACACCCCGGCGGGCGGCCTCGGACAGACCGGTGACTTCCTGCTGGCCGTGGAGGACGGCACCGACGTCGATCACTTCCTGTACTCGTTCACCGAGGACCAGACCGACGATCCGCAGACCCGCGTCCCGGCACAGGACGGACAGGCGTGGATCCGTTGGACACCGACGTTGGACGGGCCTCAAACCCTGTTCGTGCGCTCGGTCGACCGAGCGGGCAACCGATCGGAGATCTACCGGTACAAGGTCTTCGTCAGGGCACACGATCCGCTGACCTCGGGCTTGACGGGCCACTGGAAACTCGACGGTGACCTGGCGGACGAGAGTGCTCAGGGACGCACTCTGTCGGCGGAAGGGGCTCCCGTCCTCGACGCGCCCGGATACGAGAACTCCGCGGCCCTGCTGGATGGGGCGACCGATTGGTTGTGGGAGCCGACCGGTGTCGACACCGCCGAAAGCTTCTCGGTGGCCGCGTGGGTGAAGCCGAGCACGGCGGAAGGAAATCGCACGATCGTCTCCCAGGACGGGGAACACGTCAGCGGATTCCAGCTCCAGTCCACGTCAAACGGCGAATGGGCCTTCGCGATGTTCGGCGAGGACGCCGTCGGCGGAGGTGACGTCCACAGCCGAGTGCGCTCGTCGCAACGGGTGGAGCCCGAGGTCTGGACCCACGTCGCGGGTGTGTACGACGCCGCTGCGCAGCAGCTGAGGCTCTACGTCGACGGAAGACCCGCCGGCGTGCGGGCACACAGCGGCGCGTGGACCGCGAGCGGCCCACTCGCCATCGGGCGAGCGCTGTGGAGCGACAACCACGTCGACCACTTCTCCGGCTCGATCGACGAGGTCCGGGTGTATGACCGCGTGCTGACCAACTCCGAGGTGGCACTGCTGGCTCAACAGGCGGTGCTAAGGGCGCACTACGCGATGGAAGAGGGCAGCGGGACCACCACGCGCGACGAGGTGACGGGGCAGGAGGCCGTCTTCCACGGTGCCGCGTCTTGGGAGGTCGGGGAGTTCACCTCGGTCCGGCTGAGCTACGACCAGACGGACTGGCAGTACCTCTCCGCGCCGCGCCCGGACATCCGCACCGACAAGTCCTACACGGTGGCGGCGTGGGTGAAGGCGGACGACCTGACCCGCCAGGAAGCCGCTGTCAGCATGGGGGATGCCGAGTACACGCCTTTCTCCCTCGGCTACCGGATCGACACCGGCCGGTGGTCGATGGCCGTCACCTGCCCGGAGAGCAAGGGCTGTGAACGTGGTGGAGGAGTGGCGAGCAGCGTCGAGCGCCCGAGGGCCGACGAATGGGTCCACCTCACCGGCGTGTACGACGCCCAGAAACGCGAGGTCCGGCTCTACATCAACGGCAGGTTCGCCGGGAAGGCCACCGACGTGCACTCGTGGAACAACTCCGGGGAACTTCTCATCGGCCGTACGGTCTGGACAGGCCTTCCGGCCGACCCCTGGTACGGGGCCGTCGACGAGGTTCGTGTGTTCGCCGGGGTGCCCAGCGACGGGGAGATCTTCCAGCTCTCGTTCCGGTAG